CTGTTTTAAAGCGACCTGCAAATCATTATTCTGAGTCATTGCTTTATCAATCAAACTCACTAAAACAGGGTCTTTAAAGAAATCTTTATAACTGATTTTAGCAATATTTTCGTTGTTATCAGTTGCAATGCTGTCGTTTCTGAAGCTTTCAGGCATTTTGATTTCGGGTTGTTCATATTTCTGAACATTACAAGCAATTGCCGTTCCCAAGATTAATGCGATATATGCTATATTTTTAATTGAATTCATTTTTTAAAAATCATTTGAATTAATAGAGGTTATTTTAATCTCTCGCAGATTTCTCCGATTTTGCAGATAACAAAAATTATATCTGCTTCATCCTGTTAATCTGCGAGAATTAATATTGATTTAAATTAAAACCTCTGTAAATTAATATTCCCAATCGGCTTCTGTGACTGCTTTTCCATTGATTTTTTCGTGTAAAGCCTGGAAAACCACAAACAAAACAGGAACAACAAAAACGCCCAAGATGGTTCCGAATAACATTCCTGAAATCGCGGCATAACCAATCGAAAGATTACCCATTGCAGAAGGACCAACCACGAAAATCAAAGGAACTAAACCTGCAATAAATGCCAAAGAAGTCATCAAAATCGGACGGAAACGGGCTTTTGCACCTTCTACAGCCGAAGCAATTAAACTTTTACCAGCTCTACGTCTCTGGATGGCAAATTCCACAATAAGGATTCCGTTTTTGGCAAGAAGACCAATCAACATAACCATGGCGATTTGTACGTAAATATTATTAGATAATTCAGCAAAAGTAATTCCCACAAATACACCAGATAAACCAACCGGAATAGCAATTAATACCGCAAATGGAAGGATGTAGCTTTCATACTGTGCCGCTAAAAGGAAAAATACAAATATGATACACAACCCGAAAATCATGACCGATTGCGAACTAGAACTGGCTTCTTCACGGCTCATCCCTTTGTAATCATACGTATAACCCGGAGGAAGAACCTGTTTTCCTACTTCTTCAATTGCTGCCATTGCCTGACCTGAAGAATATCCCGGAGCTGCCATCACGGTAAGGTTTGATGAATTAAATAAGTTAAAACGGTCTACCACTTCTGCACCGGTCACTTGTTTCAAAGTCACCAAAGTATTGATAGGCACCATTTCACTTAAATTATTTTTAACGAAAATTCCGTTTAATGATTCTTTGTCCTGTCTTGTTTCTGGAGTAGATTGTACCAAAACTCTATAGTACTTACCAAATCTGTTGAAATCTGAAGACTGAATACTTCCGTAATAACCTTGCATTACGCCCAGAACATCAGAAACATTGACACCCAATTGCGCCGCTTTCACTTCGTCAACGACCACCTCAAACTGAGGATAAGAAACATCGAAAGTAGTATAAGCCAAGGCAACTTCTGGTCTCTGCATTAATGCACCCATCATTCCGTAAGAGATATTTCCTAGATTTTGAAGTTCACCATTCGTTCTGTCTTGTATAACGAGTTCCATGCCGCTGGTATTACCAAACCCATCTACAGTTGGCGTATTAATAACCAGGAAATTAGCTCTTTTATCTTGAGAAAGTGTTCCCTGAACTTGTCCGATAATGTCATTGATATTATTGACTTGTCCTCTTTCTTCTCCTTTTTTTAATTTAACGAAAATAGAAGCTGCGGAAGATGACATAGAACCACTGAAAAGATTAAGACCATCTACAGAAATCACTTTGTCAACCGCTGGATTTTTCATTAAAATATCTTCGGTGTCAGAAACAACCTTTGAAGTTCTGTCTTTTGATGCTCCGGGAGCTAAGTTCGCTGTTACAATGATGAAACTCTGGTCTTCGTCAGGGATAAATCCTTTTGGAGTCGTCATAGACATCCATACAAACAATCCTCCGAAAACTAAAACGATGATTCCTGCAACCCATTTTCTTTTTAATAAGAATAAAACTGCTTTTCCGTAACGGAAAGTCAATTTGTTGAAACTCGCATTAAATCCGGCAAAAAAACGCTCCTTAAAGTTCATTTTTTTGTCAGAATCGGCGTGACGTTGTTTTAAAAACAAAGCACACAGAGCAGGACTCAACGTCAAGGCATTAATTGCAGAAATTATAATCGCAATCGCCAAAGTCAAGGCAAATTGTTGATAAAATAATCCCGTGGAACCGCTCATAAATGCTACCGGAACGAAAACCGCAGACATCACCAACGTAATTGAAACAATAGCTCCAGTGATTTCGCTCATCGCCGACATTGTTGCTGCTCTTGCATTGAGTTTTTTATGTTCCATTTTGGCGTGAACGGCTTCTACAACAACAATCGCGTCATCCACCACAATTCCGATGGCAAGAACTAAAGCGAAAAGCGTTAAAATATTAATTGAAAAGCCAAAAATATTCATAAAGAAAAACGTTCCCACAATAGAAACCGGAACCGCAATCGCCGGAATTAACGTAGAACGGAAATCTTGCAGGAATATAAAAACGACGATGAATACAAGAATAAATGCTTCTATTAAGGTATGGATAACTTGCTCGATAGATTGGTCAAGTGCATCTTTTGTCGCATAAGGAATTTCATAAGCCATTCCGTCAGGGAACGATTTTTCCAGTTCTTTCATTCTGTCCTGAAGCGCAATCTGAACTTCATTCGCATTAGAACCTGCCATTTGGAAAATCGCCATCGTTACAGATGGTTTTTTATTATATTTTGATTCTACAGTATAACTATAAGCCCCAAATTCAACCTTTGCAATATCTTTTAATTTTAAAACAGAACCGTCGCTTAAAGCCTTAATGGTAATGTTTTCGTATTGCTGAGGCTCCGTAAATTTTCCTTTATAACGAAGAACATATTCCATCACTTCTTTAGTTCTTTCCCCGAATCTTCCCGGCGCAGCTTCCAAATTTTGAGTCTGAATCGCTCTAGAAACTTCGGCGGGCGTAAGCTTGTAAGAAGTCAGTTTATTTGGGTCAAGCCAAACGCGCATCGAGTAATCTTTGTTTCCGTAAACCATTGCATCTCCTACACCTTTTACTCTTTTGAGTTCCGGAACGATATTGATTTTAGCATAATTCTCAAGGAAAAGGTCATCCATTGTACCATTTTTACTGGTCAGTGAAACCATGGCAATCATACTGTTTTGTCTTTTCACAGTCGTGATTCCGGCTTGTACAACCTCGGAAGGAAGTTGATTGGTTACCTGCGCAACACGGTTTTGAACATTAATTGCAGCTTGGTCGGGGTCTGTTCCTAATTTAAAAATCACAGTAATCGATAACGAACCGTCATTACTCGCTGTAGAAGTAATGTAATCCATATTTTCTACCCCATTGATGGCGTTTTCCAGTGGCGGCGCAACCGATCTAGCAATGGTTTCGGCATTGGCTCCAGGATAGGCCGCTGTCACCATTACGGTTGGTGGTGCAATGTCGGGAAATTTGGTAATCGGCAGACTCATCATACCGACAATCCCCAAAATGACAAGCAATACGGAGATAACCGTCGCCAGAACGGGTCTTTTTATAATTGTCTTTAACATAACTTTTTCTTACTATTTTTTCTGTTGAGAATTTTGCGTTTGTGCCACTACAGGAGTGCCTGGTTGTAGCCTGTCGAAGCCTGAAGCGATGTATTGGTCACCTGCTTTTATCCCTTTTGAAATGATAAAATTATCGCCGGCTTTTCCGCTGATTTCGATAGGAAGCATCACCGCTTTTCCGTCTTTGATTGTAAATACAAACGTCTTGTCTTGGATGGCACGTGTGGAAGCAATCGGTAAAAGAATAACGTTGGAATATTCTTGTTTCATCAAAATTTTTCCGGTATTTCCACTTCTCAGGATGTTATTCGGATTATTAAATTTTGCTCTTAAAGTGATGGATCCTGTAGTTTTGTTAAACTGTCCTTCAACGGCATCAATTTTTCCAGTTTCAGAATATTTTTCTCCGCCAGAAAGTAGGAGAGAGACCGCTGGCGTATTCTTTAAAACCTCATCCATATTACTTCCCGAATGTTGTTTCTGGAAATTGCTAAAATCATTTTCGCTTAAGCTAAAATAAGTATAAACCTGATGAATATCCGACAATAAAGTCATCGCTGCCTGATTAGACGGCGTCAAAAGACTTCCCAAACGGTAATTGAATCTCCCGATATATCCGCTAACCGGAGCTTTTATGGTAGAGAAATTAAGATTGATTTTTGCAGATTCGATGGCAGCGGTTGCTTGGCTTACAGAACCTCTCGCCGCATTATAATTTGCCTCTGCTTCTCTCACCTGAATGTCTGAAACCATTTTGTTTTTTGACAATTCTTTTTTTCTTTCCAAATCGATTTTAGAATTGGCAAGACCTGCCTGAGCTGAAATTAAAGTTGCCTGTGCCGACTTCAATTGCTCACGGAAAATTTGGTCTTCAATTTTGAATAAAGGCTGTCCTGTTCTTACATAATCGCCTTCGTCGACAAAAATTTTGCTCAAATATCCTGTAACCTGTGGTCTGATTTCTACATTAGAAACACCTTCTACAGATGCTGCATATTCGTTTTCTACGGAAGCGTTTCCTTGTTTTACGGTTTCTACCGGAAGTTGTGGTGCCTGCTGTTGATAAGCCTGTCCTTGATTATCTTTTTTACACCCGACTAAGACCAATAAAGCCACGCCAAGTATAGATGATTTTTGTATAGAGAATCTCTGCATAACAATTTTAATTAAATTTTTGGTGCAAAATTCGTTCAAAAAAAAGCGAAGCATAATATTCAAAAAACGACTTAATTTGTCAAAAAGACATCTTTGATTTGTGTTTATATAACAAAATTTTTAAGATGAAAATTTATGCAATAGTTATCTTTAATAAACATTATAGATAAAAAAGAGAACTCATAATCAGAGCTAAGCTAATGAAAAAAAAGATTATAAATTCTACAAAAGACATCTTTTAAAATTGACATTAAAACAGATCGCTTCCTTTGTATTTTAAAGGAGATTGTCCGGTATGTTTTTTAAAGAATTTACTGAAAGAAGCCAAGTCTGAAAACTTAAGTTGACTAGCGACCTCCCCAACATTGGCATTAGAATCTTTGAGCAAAATCTTGGCTTCAATGATCAAAACCTGATGAATAATGTCTCGTGGAGATTTGTGCATTGTTTTGTTGATGACTTTGGTGAGATATTTTCGGCTGATGAAAAGTTGGTCGGCATAAAATTGAACATTATGCTGTTCTTTGAAATGTTGACGAACAAGAATGAAAAAACTTGTTGTAATCTCATCTTCACGATAAGTTAATTGCGCTGTCTTTTCTGTTTTTTTGAAGTAATTATCAATCTCCAGAATGACAAGCG
The sequence above is a segment of the Chryseobacterium turcicum genome. Coding sequences within it:
- a CDS encoding efflux RND transporter permease subunit: MLKTIIKRPVLATVISVLLVILGIVGMMSLPITKFPDIAPPTVMVTAAYPGANAETIARSVAPPLENAINGVENMDYITSTASNDGSLSITVIFKLGTDPDQAAINVQNRVAQVTNQLPSEVVQAGITTVKRQNSMIAMVSLTSKNGTMDDLFLENYAKINIVPELKRVKGVGDAMVYGNKDYSMRVWLDPNKLTSYKLTPAEVSRAIQTQNLEAAPGRFGERTKEVMEYVLRYKGKFTEPQQYENITIKALSDGSVLKLKDIAKVEFGAYSYTVESKYNKKPSVTMAIFQMAGSNANEVQIALQDRMKELEKSFPDGMAYEIPYATKDALDQSIEQVIHTLIEAFILVFIVVFIFLQDFRSTLIPAIAVPVSIVGTFFFMNIFGFSINILTLFALVLAIGIVVDDAIVVVEAVHAKMEHKKLNARAATMSAMSEITGAIVSITLVMSAVFVPVAFMSGSTGLFYQQFALTLAIAIIISAINALTLSPALCALFLKQRHADSDKKMNFKERFFAGFNASFNKLTFRYGKAVLFLLKRKWVAGIIVLVFGGLFVWMSMTTPKGFIPDEDQSFIIVTANLAPGASKDRTSKVVSDTEDILMKNPAVDKVISVDGLNLFSGSMSSSAASIFVKLKKGEERGQVNNINDIIGQVQGTLSQDKRANFLVINTPTVDGFGNTSGMELVIQDRTNGELQNLGNISYGMMGALMQRPEVALAYTTFDVSYPQFEVVVDEVKAAQLGVNVSDVLGVMQGYYGSIQSSDFNRFGKYYRVLVQSTPETRQDKESLNGIFVKNNLSEMVPINTLVTLKQVTGAEVVDRFNLFNSSNLTVMAAPGYSSGQAMAAIEEVGKQVLPPGYTYDYKGMSREEASSSSQSVMIFGLCIIFVFFLLAAQYESYILPFAVLIAIPVGLSGVFVGITFAELSNNIYVQIAMVMLIGLLAKNGILIVEFAIQRRRAGKSLIASAVEGAKARFRPILMTSLAFIAGLVPLIFVVGPSAMGNLSIGYAAISGMLFGTILGVFVVPVLFVVFQALHEKINGKAVTEADWEY
- a CDS encoding efflux RND transporter periplasmic adaptor subunit codes for the protein MQRFSIQKSSILGVALLVLVGCKKDNQGQAYQQQAPQLPVETVKQGNASVENEYAASVEGVSNVEIRPQVTGYLSKIFVDEGDYVRTGQPLFKIEDQIFREQLKSAQATLISAQAGLANSKIDLERKKELSKNKMVSDIQVREAEANYNAARGSVSQATAAIESAKINLNFSTIKAPVSGYIGRFNYRLGSLLTPSNQAAMTLLSDIHQVYTYFSLSENDFSNFQKQHSGSNMDEVLKNTPAVSLLLSGGEKYSETGKIDAVEGQFNKTTGSITLRAKFNNPNNILRSGNTGKILMKQEYSNVILLPIASTRAIQDKTFVFTIKDGKAVMLPIEISGKAGDNFIISKGIKAGDQYIASGFDRLQPGTPVVAQTQNSQQKK